One Astatotilapia calliptera chromosome 1, fAstCal1.2, whole genome shotgun sequence DNA segment encodes these proteins:
- the tspan15 gene encoding tetraspanin-15, translating to MAEGESKCCADCSYYIIKFMLFIYACCWWLIGGCILGIGIYAEVERQQYKTLEGVFLAPSIILILLGIILFVVSFIGVLGSLRDNITLLKVFMYTLAACLLLELVGAILGLVFRNQAERLLNKNIRKGIVNYYDDLDFKNIMDYVQNRFKCCGGEEFKDWKVNMYHNCSAPGPLACGVPYTCCVTTKNNEVPNTMCGYKALDDKHQPLPDIYTRGCTGAFIYWLLDNYKIMIILLFLILVPQFFGVLVTRIYITRVEDISDQYAEPTEDARRQKGRLDKWFKCMPEWD from the exons CTAATAGGCGGCTGTATCCTGGGTATTGGCATCTATGCAGAAGTAGAGCGACAGCAGTACAAGACACTGGAGGGTGTGTTTCTGGCCCCATCTATAATCCTGATCCTACTGGGCATCATCCTATTTGTTGTTTCATTCATTGGAGTCTTGGGTTCCCTGAGGGATAATATAACTCTATTGAAAGTG TTCATGTACACCCTGGCAGCGTGTCTGCTCCTGGAGCTGGTTGGAGCAATCTTGGGGCTGGTGTTTCGCAACCAG GCGGAACGTTTATTGAACAAGAACATTCGAAAGGGCATAGTAAACTACTACGATGACTTGGACTTCAAAAACATCATGGACTACGTTCAGAATAGG tttaagtgttgtggaGGTGAAGAATTTAAAGACTGGAAAGTCAACATGTACCACAACTGTAGTGCGCCTGGTCCGTTAGCCTGCGGTGTCCCATATACCTGCTGTGTTACTACTAAG AATAATGAAGTGCCCAACACTATGTGTGGGTACAAGGCCCTAGATGACAAG CATCAACCACTGCCTGACATCTATACCAGAGGCTGCACCGGTGCATTCATTTACTGGCTGCTGGACAATTATAAGATTATGATCATACTTCTGTTTTTGATCCTAGTGCCTcag TTCTTCGGTGTGCTAGTCACCCGGATATATATCACTCGTGTTGAAGACATAAGTGATCAGTATGCTGAACCCACCGAAGATGCACGACGTCAGAAAGGTCGCTTGGACAAATGGTTCAAATGTATGCCAGAATGGGACTGA